A single window of Myxococcota bacterium DNA harbors:
- a CDS encoding peptidylprolyl isomerase, whose protein sequence is MTRAFGAVLAAFLAFQSAAFAAEEKKMADSDAAIGAIDAQIAKNKVDKSKSDWKSHVPKPEAVSFDAKKTYTWVMETNKGTIEIKLRPDVAPMHVTSTIYLTKLGFYDGVVFHRVIPGFMAQGGDPTGTGMGGPGYQYNGEFSPNAKHDKPGILSMANAGPGTDGSQFFLTFVPTDYLNGKHTVFGEVTKGQDALKALEAAGSPSGRTKEKLEIKKATIRVQ, encoded by the coding sequence ATGACTCGGGCTTTCGGCGCGGTGCTCGCGGCTTTCCTGGCGTTTCAGAGCGCGGCGTTCGCCGCGGAGGAGAAGAAGATGGCGGACTCCGATGCGGCGATCGGCGCGATCGACGCCCAGATCGCGAAGAACAAGGTCGACAAGTCGAAGAGCGACTGGAAGTCGCACGTGCCCAAGCCCGAAGCGGTGAGCTTCGACGCCAAGAAGACCTACACCTGGGTCATGGAGACGAACAAGGGCACGATCGAGATCAAGCTGCGGCCCGACGTCGCGCCCATGCACGTGACCAGCACGATCTACCTGACCAAGCTCGGCTTCTACGACGGCGTGGTGTTCCACCGCGTGATCCCGGGCTTCATGGCGCAGGGCGGTGACCCGACCGGCACCGGCATGGGGGGCCCGGGCTACCAGTACAACGGCGAGTTCTCACCCAACGCCAAGCACGACAAGCCGGGCATCCTGTCCATGGCGAACGCCGGCCCGGGCACCGACGGCAGCCAGTTCTTCCTCACCTTCGTGCCGACCGACTATCTCAACGGCAAGCACACGGTGTTCGGCGAGGTCACCAAGGGTCAGGACGCGCTGAAGGCGCTCGAAGCCGCGGGCTCGCCCTCGGGCCGGACGAAGGAGAAGCTCGAGATCAAGAAGGCGACGATCCGGGTCCAGTGA
- a CDS encoding acyl-CoA dehydrogenase family protein has product MKRDIFSDEHELFRAQFKRFAAAEIEPKIAGWNEKGMSDRATWKRMGEEGFLGANAPEKYGGAGADFLYDAIVMEEIAYLRAHGLMMSLHSDICMPYLTEFGSESQKEKYLPGAISGDVLLGIAMTEPGTGSDLANVQTTAIRDGNHYVLNGSKTFISNGQIGDLFIVVAKTDPSADPPHRGISLLLVEATAPGFVRGRKLDKLGLRGQDTSELFFQDCRVPADALLGGAEGRGFKQLMQNLQQERLSIAVASMASCRRALEDTLEYVKSRRAFGQPIAAFQNTQFRLAELATEVEVGQAFTDKLLAAHVRKESIVTEVSMAKWWTTDLQKRLTAECLQLHGGYGFMREYPISTDFADAAVQSIYAGTNEIMKRIIARNLGLDCG; this is encoded by the coding sequence ATGAAGCGCGACATCTTCAGCGACGAGCACGAGCTGTTCCGGGCGCAATTCAAGCGCTTCGCGGCCGCCGAGATCGAGCCCAAGATCGCGGGCTGGAACGAGAAGGGCATGAGCGACCGCGCCACCTGGAAGCGCATGGGCGAGGAGGGCTTCCTCGGCGCCAACGCGCCCGAGAAGTACGGCGGTGCGGGCGCCGACTTCCTGTACGACGCGATCGTCATGGAGGAGATCGCCTACCTGCGCGCCCACGGCCTGATGATGTCGCTGCACTCCGACATCTGCATGCCGTACCTGACCGAGTTCGGCAGCGAGTCACAGAAGGAGAAGTATCTGCCCGGCGCGATCTCGGGCGACGTGCTGCTCGGCATCGCCATGACCGAGCCCGGCACCGGCTCCGATCTCGCGAACGTGCAGACCACGGCGATCCGCGACGGCAATCACTACGTGCTGAACGGCTCGAAGACCTTCATCTCGAACGGCCAGATCGGCGACCTGTTCATCGTGGTCGCGAAGACCGACCCGAGCGCCGACCCGCCGCACCGCGGGATCAGCCTGCTCCTGGTCGAGGCCACGGCGCCCGGCTTCGTGCGCGGGCGCAAGCTCGACAAGCTCGGCCTGCGCGGGCAGGACACGAGCGAGCTGTTCTTCCAGGACTGCCGCGTGCCCGCCGACGCGCTGCTCGGCGGCGCCGAGGGCCGCGGCTTCAAGCAGCTCATGCAGAACCTGCAGCAGGAGCGGCTGTCGATCGCGGTGGCGTCGATGGCCTCGTGCCGGCGCGCGCTCGAGGACACGCTCGAGTACGTGAAGTCGCGCCGCGCCTTCGGCCAGCCGATCGCGGCCTTCCAGAACACCCAGTTCCGGCTGGCGGAGCTCGCGACCGAGGTCGAGGTCGGCCAGGCCTTCACCGACAAGCTGCTCGCCGCGCACGTGCGCAAGGAGTCGATCGTGACCGAGGTCTCGATGGCGAAGTGGTGGACCACCGACCTGCAGAAGCGGCTCACCGCCGAGTGTCTGCAGCTCCACGGCGGCTACGGCTTCATGCGTGAGTACCCGATCTCGACCGACTTCGCCGACGCAGCCGTGCAGTCGATCTACGCCGGTACGAACGAGATCATGAAGCGCATCATCGCCCGCAACCTCGGGCTGGACTGCGGCTGA
- a CDS encoding c-type cytochrome, which produces MRRRTASWLVLGSLGLLAAPGCYHVRKWFAPRAAESLAPRVYSERCSTCHGATGRGDGPAGQSLAPRARDFTDARWQRATSDDQIRATIQGGGAARGLSPLMPAQPDLGERELEELLTYIRQVGTRSAGGSL; this is translated from the coding sequence ATGCGCAGGCGAACGGCAAGCTGGCTCGTGCTCGGGAGCCTTGGGCTCCTCGCCGCCCCGGGCTGCTACCACGTGCGCAAATGGTTCGCGCCGCGCGCCGCCGAGTCACTGGCGCCGCGCGTCTACTCGGAGCGCTGCAGCACCTGCCACGGCGCGACCGGCCGCGGCGACGGGCCCGCGGGCCAGTCACTCGCGCCGCGGGCGCGTGACTTCACCGACGCGCGCTGGCAGCGCGCGACCTCCGACGACCAGATCCGCGCCACGATCCAGGGCGGCGGCGCGGCGCGCGGCCTGTCGCCGCTCATGCCCGCGCAGCCGGACCTGGGCGAGCGCGAGCTCGAAGAGCTCCTGACTTACATCCGTCAGGTCGGCACGCGCTCGGCGGGCGGGTCGCTGTAG
- a CDS encoding Rieske 2Fe-2S domain-containing protein, whose product MARIPLPPYPNGWFAVAHSDSLARGQVKAVHYLGRDLVIFRGEDGRVRAADAYCPHLGAHLGKGGKVEGNTLRCPFHGWRFEGEGRCVEIPYAKRIPAQARLETYPAIECNGMILVWHHLEGKEPEWQPEVVPEILDPNYELHRTHEWTIQSHPQEIMENGVDFAHFATLHGWKCKAIHWEPDGPYYRLKIDVDTEADDQAKTASVTTDVDSFNSGPGFLYTRFKGQMDGIAVNALTPVGPEHLHIMHRYYAHKRCDPAIVKGFFEFYVNDYNLDIPIWSNKIYRERPLLAEPEKDFGRFRRWYRQFYSDPPAERVPT is encoded by the coding sequence ATGGCCCGGATCCCGCTTCCTCCGTACCCCAACGGCTGGTTCGCCGTCGCGCACTCCGACTCGCTCGCGCGCGGGCAGGTGAAGGCCGTGCACTACCTCGGCCGCGACCTGGTGATCTTCCGCGGCGAGGACGGCCGCGTGCGCGCGGCCGATGCCTACTGCCCGCACCTGGGCGCGCACCTGGGCAAGGGCGGCAAGGTCGAGGGCAACACTCTTCGGTGTCCGTTCCACGGCTGGCGCTTCGAGGGCGAGGGACGCTGCGTCGAGATCCCCTACGCCAAGCGCATCCCTGCGCAGGCGCGCCTCGAGACCTACCCGGCGATCGAGTGCAACGGCATGATCCTCGTCTGGCACCACCTCGAGGGCAAGGAGCCCGAGTGGCAGCCCGAGGTCGTGCCCGAGATCCTCGACCCGAACTACGAGCTCCACCGGACTCACGAGTGGACCATCCAGAGTCACCCGCAGGAGATCATGGAGAACGGGGTCGACTTCGCTCACTTCGCCACGCTGCACGGCTGGAAGTGCAAGGCGATTCACTGGGAGCCCGACGGCCCGTATTACCGGCTGAAGATCGACGTCGACACCGAGGCCGACGATCAGGCCAAGACGGCTTCGGTCACGACCGACGTCGACTCGTTCAACTCGGGGCCGGGCTTCCTGTACACGCGCTTCAAGGGCCAGATGGACGGCATCGCGGTGAACGCGCTCACGCCGGTCGGCCCCGAGCACCTGCACATCATGCACCGCTACTACGCGCACAAGCGCTGTGACCCGGCGATCGTGAAGGGCTTCTTCGAGTTCTACGTCAACGACTACAACCTCGACATTCCCATCTGGTCCAACAAGATCTACCGCGAACGGCCGCTGCTCGCGGAGCCCGAGAAGGACTTCGGCCGCTTCCGCCGCTGGTACCGGCAGTTCTACAGCGACCCGCCCGCCGAGCGCGTGCCGACCTGA
- a CDS encoding EthD domain-containing protein, which yields MEKLVYLLWRDPALGEAAFAERLEKGVGPKLCDAGAKSVATSFARANADLGGSVPIRETGTEFHGLVSFWLPCVDDRPAYEAILRDAAPRSAGYLVTESVPRDFDRRTWPNGVRSPGYKMITVFEQPARVTREEFIERWHGSHTPLSLEIHPMWRYVRNVVARPLTPGAPNYAGIVEEHFRELEDLTDPARFYGGKEKLAVNIRRVLDDVRTFLDLERVVSVVATETILS from the coding sequence ATGGAGAAGCTGGTCTACCTGTTGTGGCGCGATCCGGCCCTGGGCGAGGCCGCCTTCGCGGAGCGGCTCGAGAAGGGCGTCGGCCCGAAGCTGTGCGACGCCGGCGCGAAGTCGGTCGCCACGAGCTTCGCGCGGGCCAACGCCGACCTCGGCGGCAGCGTGCCGATCCGCGAGACGGGCACGGAGTTCCACGGCCTGGTCTCGTTCTGGCTGCCCTGCGTCGACGACCGCCCGGCCTATGAGGCGATCCTGCGCGACGCGGCGCCGCGCAGCGCGGGCTATCTGGTGACCGAGTCCGTGCCGCGCGACTTCGACCGCCGCACCTGGCCCAACGGCGTGCGCAGCCCCGGCTACAAGATGATCACGGTGTTCGAGCAGCCGGCGCGAGTCACACGCGAGGAGTTCATCGAGCGCTGGCACGGCTCGCACACGCCGCTGTCGCTCGAGATCCACCCCATGTGGCGCTACGTGCGCAACGTGGTGGCGCGGCCACTCACTCCCGGCGCGCCGAACTACGCGGGCATCGTGGAGGAGCACTTCCGCGAGCTCGAGGACCTGACCGACCCCGCGCGCTTCTACGGCGGCAAGGAGAAGCTCGCGGTGAACATCCGCCGCGTGCTCGACGACGTGCGCACGTTCCTCGATCTGGAGCGCGTGGTCTCGGTGGTCGCGACCGAGACCATCCTCTCCTAG
- a CDS encoding SDR family oxidoreductase produces the protein MLLENKVAVVSGIGPGLGRDIALAFAREGAQLALGARSSDYLESVAKEVRALGVRAIALPTDITNLADCARLVGQAEEELGGVDVLVNNAYHPGTYQLFESADLELWRAPIEVNLLGSLRLTQEAVPRLKKRGGGSIVFVNSMIVREVLPTMASYAASKGALLAAAQGLARELGPHKIRVNSVLPGYIWGATLEGYFKAQAAARGVTPEAVYREVASKIALGKIPSSEEIVGAVVFFASDLSRAVTGQTLDVNGGQVMA, from the coding sequence ATGCTGCTCGAGAACAAGGTCGCGGTCGTCTCGGGCATCGGCCCGGGCCTGGGGCGCGACATCGCGCTGGCCTTCGCGCGCGAGGGCGCGCAGCTCGCGTTGGGCGCGCGCAGCTCCGACTACCTGGAGTCAGTGGCGAAGGAGGTGCGCGCGCTGGGCGTGCGCGCGATCGCGCTGCCGACCGACATCACGAACCTGGCGGACTGCGCCCGGCTGGTCGGCCAGGCCGAGGAGGAGCTCGGCGGCGTCGACGTGCTGGTGAACAACGCCTACCACCCGGGCACGTACCAGCTGTTCGAGTCGGCCGACCTCGAGCTGTGGCGCGCGCCCATCGAGGTGAACCTGCTCGGCTCGCTGCGACTCACTCAAGAGGCGGTGCCGCGGCTCAAGAAGCGCGGCGGCGGCTCGATCGTGTTCGTGAACTCGATGATCGTGCGCGAGGTGCTGCCCACCATGGCGAGCTACGCGGCGTCGAAAGGGGCCTTGCTGGCGGCGGCGCAGGGCCTGGCGCGCGAGCTCGGCCCGCACAAGATCCGCGTGAATTCGGTGCTGCCGGGCTACATCTGGGGCGCCACGCTCGAAGGCTACTTCAAGGCGCAGGCCGCCGCGCGCGGAGTGACTCCCGAGGCCGTGTACCGCGAGGTCGCGTCCAAGATCGCGCTCGGGAAGATCCCCAGCTCGGAGGAGATCGTGGGCGCGGTGGTGTTCTTCGCCAGCGACCTGTCGCGCGCGGTCACCGGCCAGACGCTCGACGTGAACGGCGGCCAGGTGATGGCCTGA
- a CDS encoding DUF455 family protein has translation MTAPARELRNHCLEILQAGDLARKLAPPLAPDGSALPDATPGEPLYVPRPARAPELEMRGGAARLPRPAELGDPRARAACLRRFAHHELMAVELFAWALLRWPDAPPDLRRGWAAALADEQRHCRMYLERLYAYGEGLADEPLSDYFWKHAPAIHAHARGPAAFLAAMGLTLEQANLDFTALYAEGFRRAGDEASAAVSEAVHRDECRHVALAVRWLARLAPAGESDVQAYSASVPFPLEASRAKGRRFDAAARREAGLSEAMIAHVRDARATQESRPRRQSRR, from the coding sequence ATGACTGCCCCGGCCCGTGAGCTGCGCAACCATTGCCTCGAGATCCTCCAGGCAGGGGACCTCGCGCGGAAGCTCGCGCCGCCGCTCGCGCCCGACGGCTCGGCGCTGCCCGACGCCACGCCCGGCGAGCCGCTGTACGTGCCCCGGCCGGCGCGCGCGCCCGAGCTCGAGATGCGCGGCGGCGCCGCCCGCCTGCCGCGCCCGGCCGAGCTCGGCGACCCGCGGGCCCGAGCGGCCTGTCTCCGGCGCTTCGCCCACCACGAGCTCATGGCCGTGGAGCTCTTCGCCTGGGCGCTGCTGCGCTGGCCCGACGCGCCCCCGGACCTGCGGCGCGGCTGGGCGGCCGCGCTCGCGGACGAGCAGAGACACTGCCGCATGTATCTCGAGCGCCTCTACGCGTACGGAGAAGGTCTCGCCGACGAGCCGCTCTCGGACTACTTCTGGAAGCACGCCCCGGCGATCCACGCCCACGCGCGCGGCCCGGCCGCCTTCCTGGCCGCCATGGGACTCACCTTGGAGCAGGCGAACCTCGACTTCACCGCGCTCTACGCCGAGGGCTTCCGGCGCGCGGGCGACGAGGCGAGCGCGGCCGTGTCGGAGGCCGTGCACCGCGACGAGTGCCGCCACGTGGCGCTCGCCGTACGCTGGCTCGCCCGGCTCGCGCCCGCGGGCGAGAGCGACGTGCAGGCCTACAGCGCGTCGGTGCCGTTTCCGCTCGAGGCGTCGCGCGCCAAGGGCCGGCGCTTCGATGCCGCAGCGCGGCGCGAGGCGGGACTCTCCGAGGCCATGATCGCCCACGTGCGCGACGCGCGCGCGACTCAAGAGAGCCGGCCGCGCAGGCAGAGCCGTCGGTAG